The genomic stretch ACAAGCTTAAGAACTGACGTTTTTAAAAGAATAAATGACTTTCAGGTTGAATATTGATTTCCATCGGTACAGCTTGAGGATCTGCCGAGAGGGCAAACATAATTGCATTTGCAGCAGTTTCGGGAGTCAGCATTTTGCTGCGATCGACTTTGAGACTGACATTATCCCAAAATGGCGAATCAATTCCCCCAAAATAAAACAGAGTTACCTTAACTCCAAAGCGGCGTAACTCATCCGCCATACATTTGCTAAAGCCAACGGCTCCAAATTTAGAAGCACAATAGGCGGCTGCCATTGCCATCGGATGCTTACCCAAGATGCCAATCACATTACAGATATGTCCAATCTTGCGCTCCTTCATCGCATTAGCGACTAACTGACTCGTATAGAAATTCCCTTTGAGATTGAGATCGAGCAGGTAATCGATTTCCTGTGGCTCAATGCGATTGAATTGTTTGAGAATACCTGCACCTGCGGCATTAACTAAGAC from Pseudanabaena sp. Chao 1811 encodes the following:
- a CDS encoding SDR family oxidoreductase; its protein translation is MQNKVVVVVGATGGIGSALVPKLAEAGAKLVLVARDIHKLEELVNNLEDDYDAEAIAIPTDITKYAQVEGMVQQAIAQFGQIDVLVNAAGAGILKQFNRIEPQEIDYLLDLNLKGNFYTSQLVANAMKERKIGHICNVIGILGKHPMAMAAAYCASKFGAVGFSKCMADELRRFGVKVTLFYFGGIDSPFWDNVSLKVDRSKMLTPETAANAIMFALSADPQAVPMEINIQPESHLFF